One part of the Aestuariirhabdus litorea genome encodes these proteins:
- a CDS encoding LutB/LldF family L-lactate oxidation iron-sulfur protein, with protein MSEIIATSSFRERTEAAVNDPVLRKNFRGAMDFLIDKRKSVFDDEEELQQLRRLGNRIRTRALSKLPSLLAQLETNLTANGIQVHWAETAEEANRVIHELMAAHSARKVVKGKSMVSEEVEMNHYLADRGIDCIESDMGEYIIQLDNEKPSHIIMPAIHKSAQDVAKLFEQHIPGTEYNEDVDFLIQTGRKALRQVFYEADVGVSGVNFAVAETGTLCLVENEGNGRMSTTVPDVHIAITGIEKVVELLEDVPPLLSLLTRSATGQAITTYFNMISSPRKAGEMDGPREVHLVLLDNGRSQAYADSSLRDTLNCIRCGACINHCPVYTRVGGHAYGTVYPGPIGKIISPHLLGLEETRDLPSASSLCGACGEVCPVKIPIPDILLRLRQESVHPPTADHPGLRGQGAKFSRFERSLWSGWAMIYSRPGLYRVFSRLATTFGRLLPRRITPWGKARTLPQPAPKSLHQRVKERQAS; from the coding sequence ATGAGCGAGATCATCGCCACCAGCAGTTTCCGTGAACGCACTGAGGCGGCGGTCAATGACCCTGTGCTGCGCAAAAACTTCCGCGGCGCCATGGATTTTCTGATCGACAAGCGCAAAAGCGTGTTCGACGACGAGGAGGAACTGCAGCAGCTTCGCCGCCTCGGCAACCGCATCCGCACTCGTGCGCTCTCCAAGCTCCCCAGCCTGCTGGCACAGCTGGAGACCAACCTCACCGCCAACGGCATTCAGGTGCACTGGGCGGAGACCGCCGAGGAGGCTAACCGCGTCATTCACGAGTTGATGGCCGCCCACAGCGCCCGCAAGGTGGTGAAGGGCAAGTCGATGGTGAGCGAAGAGGTGGAGATGAACCACTACCTCGCCGATCGCGGTATCGACTGCATCGAGTCGGACATGGGCGAGTACATCATCCAGCTCGATAATGAAAAACCATCACACATCATCATGCCCGCCATCCACAAGAGCGCGCAGGATGTCGCCAAACTGTTCGAGCAGCACATTCCCGGCACCGAGTACAACGAGGATGTGGACTTCCTCATCCAGACCGGCCGTAAGGCGCTGCGCCAGGTCTTTTACGAGGCCGATGTGGGGGTCTCCGGGGTCAACTTCGCGGTGGCCGAAACCGGCACCCTGTGCCTGGTTGAGAATGAGGGCAACGGGCGCATGAGCACCACGGTGCCCGATGTGCACATTGCCATCACCGGCATCGAGAAGGTGGTCGAACTGCTGGAGGATGTCCCGCCCCTGTTGAGCCTGCTGACCCGCTCCGCCACCGGCCAGGCGATCACCACCTACTTCAATATGATCAGCTCGCCCCGCAAGGCCGGTGAGATGGATGGCCCCCGCGAGGTGCACCTGGTACTGCTGGATAACGGCCGCTCCCAGGCCTACGCCGACAGCTCGCTGCGCGATACCCTCAACTGCATCCGCTGCGGCGCCTGCATCAACCACTGCCCGGTCTACACCCGTGTCGGCGGCCACGCCTACGGTACCGTTTACCCCGGCCCGATTGGCAAAATCATCTCCCCTCACCTGCTGGGTCTGGAAGAGACCCGCGACCTGCCCAGCGCCTCCTCGCTGTGCGGGGCCTGCGGCGAGGTGTGCCCGGTCAAGATTCCGATCCCCGATATCCTGCTCAGGTTGCGCCAGGAATCGGTCCACCCACCGACCGCGGACCACCCCGGCCTGCGGGGCCAGGGGGCCAAGTTCAGCCGCTTTGAGCGTTCCCTCTGGAGTGGTTGGGCCATGATCTACAGCCGTCCCGGCCTCTATCGTGTTTTCTCTCGGCTGGCGACCACCTTCGGCCGCCTGCTGCCCCGCCGTATTACCCCCTGGGGCAAGGCCCGCACCCTGCCGCAACCGGCGCCCAAATCCCTCCACCAGCGCGTCAAGGAGCGCCAGGCATCATGA
- a CDS encoding (Fe-S)-binding protein, producing the protein MSPAPQFHNAMGNSPATPPERTYPAKPEKIYLYGTCLVDLLAPQAGIDAIELIESQGIEVIFHEQQSCCGQPAYTSGYTEQAREVARSQLQLFNEPWPLVVLSGSCGGMIRHHYPSLFADQPEAAEALALAERTFEFSEFLLHVLKLQLNDQGAPERVVLHTSCTARREMNTHLSGRALLEQLTGVEIAEQDHEAECCGFGGTFSIRHPQISGAMVEDKAQSLENTGATRLVSADFGCLMNINGKLEAKQSSLRGIHLASYLKQRCGGLS; encoded by the coding sequence ATGAGCCCTGCCCCCCAGTTCCATAACGCCATGGGAAACTCTCCCGCCACCCCCCCGGAGCGGACCTACCCGGCCAAACCCGAGAAGATCTACCTCTATGGCACCTGCCTGGTGGACCTGCTGGCTCCCCAGGCGGGGATCGACGCCATTGAGTTGATCGAGTCCCAGGGTATCGAGGTGATCTTTCACGAGCAGCAGAGCTGCTGCGGCCAGCCGGCCTACACCTCGGGTTATACCGAGCAGGCGCGCGAGGTGGCCCGCAGCCAGCTGCAACTGTTCAACGAACCCTGGCCCCTGGTGGTGCTGTCGGGCTCCTGCGGCGGCATGATTCGCCACCACTACCCCAGCCTGTTCGCCGACCAGCCCGAGGCCGCCGAAGCGCTGGCACTGGCAGAGCGAACCTTCGAGTTCAGTGAGTTCCTTCTGCACGTGCTCAAGCTGCAACTCAACGACCAGGGAGCCCCGGAACGGGTGGTGCTGCACACCTCCTGCACGGCCCGGCGTGAAATGAACACCCACCTCAGCGGCCGTGCGCTGCTGGAGCAGCTGACCGGGGTGGAGATCGCCGAGCAGGATCACGAAGCCGAGTGCTGTGGCTTCGGTGGTACCTTTTCCATACGCCACCCGCAGATCTCCGGTGCCATGGTGGAGGACAAGGCACAATCCCTCGAAAATACAGGCGCCACCCGGCTGGTGAGTGCCGACTTTGGTTGCCTGATGAACATCAACGGCAAGCTGGAGGCCAAGCAGAGCTCCTTGAGGGGCATCCACCTGGCCAGCTACCTGAAGCAACGCTGTGGAGGTCTGTCATGA